In a genomic window of Alphaproteobacteria bacterium:
- the sdhD gene encoding succinate dehydrogenase, hydrophobic membrane anchor protein, whose amino-acid sequence MPALEKKMILKEPLARVKGHGSAKDGVMHWIAQRLTSIALIPLMIWFVISLLMRLHENYQGFVAWIASPLTSVLLTLFVVTLFYHMWLGLKVVIEDYVSTPMKRYTTLIFLKFSLFFLATLSIFAILKIALGA is encoded by the coding sequence ATGCCAGCTTTAGAGAAAAAAATGATTTTAAAAGAACCTCTTGCGCGCGTTAAAGGTCATGGATCTGCCAAAGATGGCGTAATGCATTGGATTGCGCAACGATTAACGTCAATTGCTCTTATTCCTTTAATGATCTGGTTTGTGATTTCGTTGTTGATGCGACTGCATGAAAATTATCAAGGTTTTGTTGCATGGATTGCCTCGCCCTTAACTTCTGTTCTTTTAACATTGTTTGTCGTGACCCTTTTTTATCATATGTGGTTAGGGTTAAAGGTTGTGATTGAAGATTATGTTTCAACACCGATGAAACGATATACGACGCTGATTTTCCTTAAATTTTCGTTATTTTTTTTAGCAACTTTATCAATTTTCGCAATTCTTAAAATTGCTTTAGGAGCTTAA
- the sdhC gene encoding succinate dehydrogenase, cytochrome b556 subunit, protein MSNRNRPISPHLQIYKPQLTSILSITHRLTGMGLAFGSLALVYFLVSLMNGPESYEATKHFFRSWIGLALLFGCALGVSFHILNGIRHLFWDAGRGLDLKSVYASGWITIIGTLLLTGLISGIVLCQL, encoded by the coding sequence ATGAGCAATCGTAATCGGCCAATTTCACCCCATTTGCAAATCTATAAGCCTCAACTTACCTCGATATTATCCATTACACACCGTTTGACGGGGATGGGTCTTGCTTTTGGTTCATTGGCTCTTGTTTATTTTTTAGTCTCGTTGATGAATGGTCCAGAATCCTATGAAGCTACTAAACATTTCTTTAGATCTTGGATTGGACTTGCGTTGCTTTTTGGTTGTGCGCTCGGTGTTTCTTTTCATATTTTGAACGGCATTCGCCATTTGTTTTGGGATGCAGGACGTGGTTTGGATCTTAAATCTGTTTATGCCTCTGGATGGATAACGATTATTGGTACGTTACTTTTAACAGGTCTTATTTCGGGAATTGTTTTATGCCAGCTTTAG